The genomic interval TTAAGCTCGCCAACTGCCATAAAACTACATAAAACTGTCTCTAACATAAAGAACCATAAGTGTTCACTAAAGATTAACGTGAGCTGTCTTGCCTTAAAATTCATAGGTAGAGGGAATAATATTCATAAAACTGGATATCAAAGTTGTAGTTACTGTTATTACTAGATGCCGTCTTTATAACATCTAGCTATAGCTGTTTCATTAGATTAGGTTAGTTAACCTCACATCTGGGTTTGCAGTTGGTCAGTAAACATAGTATCCTAATAAATGCCTAGACgttaattagtttttatttttcttggacGATTCAATGAATTAGACACCTTAGTATTCCAACCTTTTACTTTTCTGTCAGTGTTAAACTCCGCTTTTGCCCCGATGCTTGCTATAATCGTGTGAattttcaatatacatctctgcTGAAAATTTTAAACCCATTTGCCTTAATTTGGAGATTGTTGTACTGGTATtagtaaaaaagaaatcactTGAAACGTCGGTATACCTGCGTGCAATGGTTTGTGCCGTTAGTCATGGAGCTGTTCGGCTTACCAATCTTAACTAAGACGAGAGTGGTGCTTCTGCGAAATGTTAATTTGCACAAATTGATTAAATATGTAATTTTGGCAATGTCGGTAAATGCATTGAACAGCATCTTGATTTGATCTCTAGACGAAGTTCGCACCGGAACCTATCGACAGCTCTTCCACCCTGAACAGTTGATCACCGGCAAGGAGGACGCTGCCAACAACTATGCCCGTGGTCACTACACCATCGGCAAAGAAATCATTGACCTGGTTCTGGACAGAATACGCAAACTGGTGAGCATTGAAGTAAATCATAACCTGTGATTGAGAATAAAAATGTGACTTCCATTCAATTTTTCCCTCGGTCATCAGGCTGATCAGTGCACTGGGCTTCAGGGATTCCTAGTATTCCACAGCTTTGGTGGCGGGACCGGCTCCGGTTTCACCTCCCTTTTGATGGAACGTCTATCTGTGGATTATGGCAAGAAATCCAAACTGGAGTTTTCCATCTATCCAGCTCCTCAGGTGTCCACCGCTGTAGTTGAGCCCTATAACTCCATCCTGACCACACATACAACTCTCGAGCATTCAGATTGTGCCTTTATGGTAGATAATGAAGCCATTTATGATATATGCCGCAGAAACCTAGACATGGAACGTCCTACATACACCAACCTGAACAGACTGATCAGTCAGATCACATCATCTATCACGGCCTCCCTCCGTTTTGACGGTGCTCTTAATGTCGATCTGGCCGAGTTTCAGACCAACTTGGTACCTTACCCTCGTATCCACTTCCCTCTGGCTACCTATGCTCCCATTATCTCTGCTGAGAAGGCCTATCATGAGCAATTAACGGTAGCCGACATAACTAACGCCTGTTTTGAGCCAGCCAACCAAATGGTGAAGTGTGACCCTCGTCATGGCAAGTACATGGCGTGTTGCCTTTTGTACCGTGGTGATGTGGTCCCCAAAGATGTAAATGCTGCCATCGCCACCATCAAAACCAAGCGCACCATCCAGTTTGTGGATTGGTGCCCCACGGGTTTCAAGGTGGGCATCAACTACCAGCCACCCACCGTGGTTCCTGGTGGAGACTTAGCTAAAGTGCAGAGAGCTGTGTGTATGCTAAGCAACACGACAGCCGTGGCAGAGGCCTGGGCTCGGCTTGACCACAAGTTTGATTTGATGTATGCCAAGCGTGCATTTGTTCACTGGTATGTGGGTGAGGGTATGGAGGAGGGAGAATTTTCTGAGGCCAGAGAAGACATGGCAGCGCTTGAGAAGGACTACGAAGAGGTTGGTGCTGACTCAGTGGATGATCAAGGAGAGGAAGGGGAGGAATATTAGGATGTAGGATTGCAGGAAACGCCGCTTAAGTTCACTGTGGTCCTTATTGTTTTTCTTGATCTGTGATCCTTATTGTGTTTCTTGACCAGTTTGattcatgaaaaatatttattggatcatttgaaaatgtacttctcatttgtttctcttttttcaaAAGTTACATTTTAGAAAGAGGTTGCCCATTAAAGCATAAAAAATAACCTTGTTGTCTGTGAAAATTGTCATTCTTTGAGATGGATTCAATGTCGAGTGCATCAACCTTCTGTAGTTTTAGGTCAAATATAAAACCTTCACAAAATTTGAGACCCAAGTATCAGGTTTATCAAAGTATAAACAACTTTTATGCTGAGATGGGATTAAGTTATGCCGTTATTATAAGAGgacaatattcatttttgtttttacaaagatACATAACCATTGGCCTATAATTAATAGGTCATTCAAAATGTCAGAAGTGATTTATAGTGGGCAAATATGTAAGAATATGTATTCTGCATAGAAATATAAAAACATGATCCAAAGTCCACAAATATGGAGAAACTCATAATTggcttcctttttaaatttcacaAGTTATAGACGGAAGTGGCAAACAGTTTAAAGTTTACTGATATTTTGTTCAACAAACCTTGTGAAAATGAAGCCAAATGTACATATACAGTCATGTGACCAAAATACATTATCTTTCATCGCCATCCTTCATTTTGGTAAATTTTGGGAAAGTTTGAACTTCATAACTCTTATTAGTGCAGCGTTATAGGCTTGATCGTGGAGTAGGCGAGAATGCACAATCAACTCAATCATAAACCGATATTTTCTTGCCAGATGAACGGGGGCGACCCGATTGCTGGGAACCCCGCCAGGGTAGTGGAcaatgcaaaatgttttaatatcaaagtcccaaaaagaaaaggaCAAACCAAAGCGCTAGTGGGAAACGAGACTGGGCATCAATCACCAACTTACAAACTAGGGATAAGCCTTTGACGGGGATCAGGAATACACATCTGACATGGATTATGACAGGATGTAACATGGGTGTCGATCTGATATGGACATGACATGGCATTGAGGTGGGTGGCATGAGGCTGCCAATAATAGGTCGACATATATGGGGCAGGTAACAGCTGAAATTAATGGGCAGTCACAAGGACAAGCAAGACACACtaaagcaaaaaacaacaaagacaaGCACTAATCAAACTCAACCCTTGCCAGCATTGCCAAATGGCACTAATTCTAAAAATggcaaaacattaaaatgtgttaaatgaagtgtaccgtattttcacgactatatggcgcatcgcatttaaagccgcagtgtcagtaacgagtgctatttctgtatttgatacacaaaagacgcatcgcattttaaggcgcacccattagatggtgctgcgctaaagggaatgtcaacaaaagtcagaccaaactttattaatagattaaaaatcagctttctgacccactccattcactcccaacatgaataaacaacagttttttttattttctccgaggttaaagtattagtattttcgtgacacagcaatagcataataactctgttgaacaggtgggcatctcaccaaagtcgtcattaatcgagtaagtaatttctgccttcctgaaagctcggaccacagttgaagcttccactgggaatgacgacgaacaAAATTAATGTGCTCAATCAACCGAAATACAACGCCAttttatatatcccagcagtcaccgcgcaccggaaatagagtctggggctgcttgccgtagttgccagtgctgttgcggttcgatattcatccatatgtaatatataaaaaaaaaaaatataaatatataaataaatatatataaatatataaatatatatatatatatatataaatataaataaatatatatatataccataagTGTTCACTAAAGATTAATGAGCTGTCTTGCCTTAAAATTCATAGGTAGAGGGAATAATATTCATAAAACTGGATATCAAAGTTACTGATAGATACTGTTATTACTAGATGCCGTCTTTATAACATCCAGGTAAAcctcctgtttattttgtcatttggaTATTCAacttttgttatttaaagaacCTAAGTTTTTGCACCAGCAATTCTCGCCTTCCTGTTTCCTGTATCTTGGGTTCAACTTCCAGCCGACACTCAAACATGAcactcagttctggggtcctgggttcaaatccaggtcggtccatctgtgtggagtttgcatgttctccccaggtctgtgggttttctctgggttttccctcccacattccaaaaacatgcatggtaggtgggttgggcactctaaattccccctaactgagtgtgaatggttgtccttctcctcatgccctgcgatcggctggccaccgattcagggtgtccctcgcctctggcccaaagtcagctgggataggctccagcaacccccgcgacccttgtgaggataagcggttcagaaaatgaatgttatcacTGAACAATTGTTCTTGTTAGTGCAGGGATCGTAAACACTATTGTAATGAATGAGAAATTGTACGGAGAgtgttttaaaagtcaaaataatacTAGCCACCATAAAAATATTGTAGGTTTTCACCTATTGCAGCAGATCTTGAAACCTATTAACAGCAATAAATGACGTATTAGTGTAATTGGTTTTGTACATGTAAATTGTTGCACTTTGGCACCtcggtgactgagtggttagcgcatcagcctcacaattTTGAGATCGAGAGTTCACCCCCAGGTTTAGACCTTTAGACCttcctgcatgttctccccacaACCAACCCCTTGCGACCcatgtgagaataagtggtacggaaaatgactgaatgaatatttttaggatcgatttttttaaatgaatctttcaatttatatttttgttactGCCAAATGCAAAATACGTGCAATGCAACAGTGAAACCATAATAAGATGTTAAATGAGGGATGCAAAATATTGTCCCGAAAGCCACAATTGGGCCTGTGTCAcacgtttgagacccctgtacTATATGAACAATATAAACATTCCAAGGAAAAAACAATCTGTGCATATAAGGAATGAGTATTGTTTATTGAACTGAAAATAATATAATTGCTTTAATCTTAAGAAGAAATACATGTCCCCTGATACTCATTGACGAAATCGCAGTGATTTTGCGACAATTTGTCTCCCACTGTTCATTTAGTACATGTTTTTTGGTTGTATTATTAAAATATAGAgttgtatatgtgaaatatcttGGTTGTCATTTGGGCTGTTTTTATTGAAATGGGAAGGTTTTATGCTGTTATTGGGCTGTCTTTtccatcggtactcggacgtttcgtcgaaagacgtttggtccccggatgtttggtcctcggacgtttggtcgccgggttcgctccctcttataagagggagagagacagagagtttactgttgaaagcgagcaaacaggtaatctctcgctctcaaaattatcatcatgagagagggagtgagtttgtaattgcattgacaatgtaagagcattaatatcaaaatatcgcccgctcccggcagatctattggtgtgtgtgtacatgctattcagcgccggattcgctcgcttgCTCCCGGCAGagcagagtttactgttgaaagcgatcaaccaggtaatctctcgctctcaaaattataatcatgaagagagagagagagtgagtttgtaattgcattgacaatataagagcattaatatcaaaatatctattggcgtgtgtgtacattgcTATTCATCGCCGGTGTATGGACAAGtctttcaaactacggcccgcgggccatatacggcccgttaggctttttaatccggcccgccgacgttgtccaaattatagtaaaaatcaatgacctcattcatttccctttgccctgcaacaccactcatcactctcaatttaaagactgctttctttcgttgaataatatgttcttaatgttgaaagtaaatatgaaaataaattttcacctttaattgtgtcttttttcttatgttTCAATCcccaggcaatgttccctctatttttttgtttgtctgggcagaaagacaacctccctgagcacaccgagtaccggtgtgagcaacatcatcattgctcgctataggcacacaccagtatcacacctgccataagcaggtgcatgtctactacacataaatgatttagtaataataaaatgtaatgattaatatctatgaatgggcggcccggcggatgagtggttcgcgcgtcgtcctcacagcttaaaaaaaatggggattttattttgtgcgctccatatgatttgctgtgcgcagagaagacgagagtagtgcgcaattgcgcatgcgcgcagcttagagggaacattgcccccaggtttgataaattacattgtgtccaaatgctgtccaattttagtatccattctggcccgcaagtcaaaaggtttgcccacccctggtatagacaaacttgcctcttttatactattattgtcccaaattaaacacattatcaataagctgccattcaaaaagtttgcctacccctgctatagacaaacttgcttcttttatactattattgtctcaaattaaacacatgatcaataagctgccattgacggcgatggacgtccggctgccattgacggcggtggacgtccggctgccatccaTTCTTTTTGACTTGCTGGACAGAAtggatggcagccggacgtccatcgccgtcaatggcagccagacgtccatcgccgtcaatggcagcttattgataatgtgtttaatttgggacaataatagtataaaagaggcaagtttgtctataccaggggtgggcaaactttttgacttgcgggtcagaatggatactaaaattggacagcatttggacacgcaatgtaatttatcaaacctggggatttaaatataagaaaaacgcacaattgaaggtgaaaatttattttcaaatgtactttaaacattaagaacatattattattcaacgaaagaaagcagtctttaaattgagagtgatgagcagtattgcagggcaaagggaaatgaatgaggtcattgatttttactataatttgcacgacggcggcgggccggattaaaaagcctaacgggccgtatatggcccgcgggccgtagtttgaaaaacgtgaacacacgccaatacgagcggggcgagcgagcgaatccggcgatgaattgcatgtacacacgccaatagatatttagatattaatgctcttacattgtcaatgcaattacaaactcactctctctctctcatgattataattttgagagcgagagattacctggttgctcgctttcaacagtaaactctctgtctctctccctctcataagagggagtgaacccggcgaccaaaggtccggtcgacggcccgtccgttctacaaaacgtccggtcacgtttcCCATCAGGGAACCCTGATCCCAACCCTACATCTTATTTATCGCAATCGATGAGAAAATAAGCAGGTTAGGACCCTTCATCTCACAACAACGTAATGTCTAAATTACAAAGTCAGATCTGGAGACCGACTactaatatattatatacacatCAAATGCCAACCCTACTTTCCCCGAACTTTGTTTTTTACTGGCCATAGAATAATAATGGTATCATTGGAATCATGCTTTCGTACAAATGAGATATGCATTTAGTGATGTTATGTTTTCTCCCTTTATAACTGTTAGAGTAGAATTCAGGATTATTTATGCTAACCAACTAGACAAAGTCTTTATAATCAAATCATTACTATGTGTTTGAGTGGTGTGAGAAAAGCATGTGTGATGTGTGCATAATTACTCCAACAATAACACatcaacaatgtttttttttaatataaccaATGCTATAGCATTTCTACATTTGTCACAGGACTCATCAGAGGATGATTCTGATGACTCAGATTTGCTCAATGTGTCTTAAGTAAATGTCAAGCTAGGCCTTAATAAAACTGACGTGAACTTGGTGGCGTGATCTGGACACACCAGCTGTGGTTTGAACATATCAACGAGATTGCACTGAACAGGAGATTCTATATTACTGGTTCATACCTGACAGTCGTGTAGTCAGGTCCAAACATATTTGGACGTTGACACAATTCTAATTTACTTCAATTAACATGAACTAACTATACGTAATCTCAATTTAACTGTTCAAATAGTTCTACACTGATGTGCCGATTAAAATAATCTCAACTAGTCAACAATATGTTCTGcggcaaaggccgcagaacataTTGTTGactattgtctaacttgtaactatgtgtaactatgcctttcctgtgtcggcattctcaccctcttgctactgtgacaatggaatttcccgaatacaggatgaataaagttatccaatccaatccaatccaatatgaaaGGTAGTCTAAACTGACGAACAAAAGAAACAACTTGAAGGAAACGCTCCTGTGTGATGTTCTGCATCCAACATGCAACATTCAGTTCAAGGAAGATGGTTGACCATTTAAACATTAAGTTAAAGCAAACAGTCAGGCCAAGATAATGAAGATAATCATCTCGCTTTATTCATATCTTTAGATATGTTAGTCGGAAAATTGTTCATTGTAACAGTATTGGACAAAGTGAAGCCCATTGTCATCAAGGCCAGCAGTTTTAGAAAATTTTAATTACCCGCACATTTTTCAGTAGTCTACTTTCTCTCCTTCACTTTCAAACAAGGAAAATTGCCCACACATgtgcacgcacgcatgcacacacacacacacacacacacacacacacacacacacacacacacacacacacacacacacacacacacacacacacacacacacacacacacacacacacacacacacacacacacacacacacacacacacacacacacacacacacacacacacacacacacacgcacgcacgcacgcgcacacacaaagGTATCAAAACAGATAGATGAGAATGGTATAACAGGCATAAAAAAAGCTCACAACATCTTAAGTAACATGAGAACATCCTTTTGAACTCACTGCTGTTACGATTTAGTGCTTCTGTCAGTGAGATACGAATGCAGGAGAAGATACAGTGCATAGATTAACTCAGCATTAGAATTATGTGCAATCTATATACTAGAAGAGCAGGGTAAAACTGAACTCACACTTTAATTTGATAATTCATGAAACAGCCAGGTGTAGTGAACTTATTGTTGTTGCCAGAGCAATGAAAATGAGGGGTAAGGAGATTTACCATGAAAATGAACATTACAGTGATGGCGTAGAGATTTTGTTTTAAGATTTTTTCCATAGtctcttattttaatttaatccaatgtaataatcattattttaaaGCTTTTCATAGCATACCGtatttgaaaaaatgatttacagCGGTCAATTTGTGCACCTATTAACATACTAGAAAATTTACATTTCATATCCCAGTCATCTAGGTAACTAACTACTCAGATGGTTGTACTATGTACTTTTGGAACAACGGCCAACTTGTCAATTATGACTTTAGAAAGCATGTGTAAGGCACATCAGGAAAAGCACATGAATTATAACCATGTAGGCCAAAAATAAGTAACGGGAGCGTGAGCGGCTTGTGAGCAGACGGGAAAAGTACAGGCTTCTTCCTCTAAACCAACGTTTGCATGCCACCATCCCACCTTTTACCTGTGAACACAATTAGTATACAAATCAGATTTTGTATGagtggaaaaaatacattttactgtGATATAAACCCTTAGGGAAATAGAAACTGCTGTCATTGTGTGCCtgcaaacaattttttttagactatACGGCGCACGATCAATAAGCAAGTCTATTTTCATACACAAGATGCACCCGATTATAAGGCGCATTAGTGCATCAAAGTaccatatttattattttgttattgaATTTTAACAATATAATTACCGTTTCGCGTATTACcacatttactcgcatataagcccaccgtgcgtataagccgcacccttaaaattgccttaaaaatattgaattttacaatttcttgcatataagccgcccccctgattcctaATGTTCACAtccgagcagtgacgggaattagttttttttcacgttttatgcaaaatacgttcgttttttttcttgaatttcattcatagacgtcaaaataaatttatctatcttctctctattttgaaataaatgacagtatcggccacattcgcttgcgtcatgacgtcatggcgccATTGTGTCATTACGTCATCGTGTCATAGCGTcttcaacttgcagtttcgtgcatgttgtgtttttatgcgcatataagccgtaccctcgattcagtcatcattttttggtccgacaaaagtggcttatatgcgagtaaatacggtattttaaaaatgattttataccTAGGGTTGATCAATAATGAATGTGCACTATGTGCACATTAGTTGACCACTATAATGTGGTCATgctccaacaaaataggttcGAGGTCATTAAGCAATATAACAAGcaaacaatacaatacaaacaatGTGCACTGGCTTAAAAGGCGCTCTGCAAGTTTTGGGAAGAAAATAGTGATTTCCAGTGTGTCTTCTAGTCCAAAATTTATAGAAATGTCTTCATGATCGAGTTTGAAACAATTAGTTGCCACATTGACTTCACTACTGTGCAATCATGGCATATATTAGTATTAATAACGCGTATGCCTCACTAAAATCAACACGTGGTCAACGGCAGCAAACTGGCAGGAGAACCTCAACTGCTtagatattttgtatttttataataGAATGCCTACTTAGGTTTCCAATATTCACTGTCCAACCTGATAAAACAGGAATGAATGCAGCCCCAAATCTACATTCCAccacaaaatgtcaaaaatactaAACATGTTACGtgaatattttacattaaaaacctTTGCAAAGAAgctaattggattttttttgtttagcgtaattaaacttttttttttagaaatgacaTAACATAATTCGAAATAGTTTTACGCACACATACAAGAGCAATATCCACAAGCAGTACTGTAAAGTAACCCTAATCTCCTCTATGGCACATTAAAAGGCACTTTGATCTACCAATCCCATCATGcattttcttttgacaacaggGTTGACAGCAGAGTTTGTCAGTCTCTGCTAAGGTAAGTGAGAGATTTTTTCAGCAATGATGGCCAAATAAAGACTCTTGAggcaaagatttttttcatttactctTTGGTGCTATCATGTGGTCAATAATATTGAGGGTTCTAGAATGCTTGTGttactttataaaaaaaatgcaaccattGCTATAGGCATCATATCTTatttaaattttgaaataataataatagctttCCCACTGTGTTTGGCTTTAAACAGCTTCAACTACAAAATGTGGGATGACTAATTGGCATGATTACTAAGTGATTTAACAGATTTTGATAATGTAACGTGACCCTGGCATATCGAGGCGCATCGTATCGTAAGTTAAGTACATATGTTGTACCGACCATAATATTGGCTTTACCACATTGCATGCCATGTCAGATTCTAGATGACGCTGCCTTCTTTGCTCATGGTGAGGTCTGCATTATTACCTCAATGCTCTTTGTATAGATGGGAAGTAAATATGGCTGCACCACTCTCCATTTGCACCAAAGAATAAAGGTGATCTGTAACCCATTTATTGTGGCGTACAATGAGCAGGGGTCAATGGTTTAACCACAGCGTTATGTTCACCAATGGATCAAACTGTACAAAACTGGTGTGGAGAATAAGGACTGAGCAGGACGCCAGGCCATACACTACTAATGCAAACACTGAACAAGTCCATGCCTTGATTCTGAATAACCAGCGACTGATTAGTAATACGCAAATTTGTCAGGGTTCTGCATACAAAATCGTGCATAACAAGCTCAACCAAAGATATTTTAAGGTGCCATCGTTTTGGCACAATTCAACAGCCGAAGGGGGCGGCACATACGTGATTTGATGCTTAAC from Stigmatopora argus isolate UIUO_Sarg chromosome 2, RoL_Sarg_1.0, whole genome shotgun sequence carries:
- the LOC144064953 gene encoding tubulin alpha-1C chain-like codes for the protein MKSEKLEFYARSPFPPFRHQRECISVHIGQAGVQIGNACWELYCLEHGIQPDGQMPSDKTIGGGDDSFNTFFSETGAGKHVPRAVFVDLEPTVIDEVRTGTYRQLFHPEQLITGKEDAANNYARGHYTIGKEIIDLVLDRIRKLADQCTGLQGFLVFHSFGGGTGSGFTSLLMERLSVDYGKKSKLEFSIYPAPQVSTAVVEPYNSILTTHTTLEHSDCAFMVDNEAIYDICRRNLDMERPTYTNLNRLISQITSSITASLRFDGALNVDLAEFQTNLVPYPRIHFPLATYAPIISAEKAYHEQLTVADITNACFEPANQMVKCDPRHGKYMACCLLYRGDVVPKDVNAAIATIKTKRTIQFVDWCPTGFKVGINYQPPTVVPGGDLAKVQRAVCMLSNTTAVAEAWARLDHKFDLMYAKRAFVHWYVGEGMEEGEFSEAREDMAALEKDYEEVGADSVDDQGEEGEEY